A region from the Rosa rugosa chromosome 6, drRosRugo1.1, whole genome shotgun sequence genome encodes:
- the LOC133715186 gene encoding uncharacterized protein LOC133715186 isoform X1, whose translation MAVSDVEAVLEFLKKNGFSEAESALKEDMIEKGDLGSFDYEKFLFPMVPAPPPVRIPASFQRSKVPGLVEVSSSRSSSGDDEFVSVGSSSTNRCSSEFTNPYGIRSTSPGSSKASSDRFSQFGTARDYHDFDMQNDLFWHDEKDDADFMTPCFDGVDFFGCPTEDKFIMTSDADKKNEDLLGLHHKSEAFRSEISLDYLDKKCLTNISSTDAKGVCVTDYCQFEMKHQLEGGSEEEPAGEKLKETDLDISHVNVLGGFPSVNRIRKSSNYSPKRSSTKGWLENVKGSSDLHGKIAEKDIRPDGIDSSEVGNSDVNEESHDPDEDSDEVSMYKTDENEYEVFDLRVIHRKNRTGFEANKDLPIVLKTIVAGRYYITEYLGSAAFSRVVQAHDLHTGVDVCLKIIKNDKDFFDQSLDEIKLLKFVNKYDPADERHILRLYDYFYHQEHLFIVCELLKANLYEFQKFSRESGGEAYFTLRRLQAITRQCLEALEFLHHLGVIHCDLKPENILIKSYRRCEIKVIDLGSSCFRTDNLCLYVQSRSYRAPEVMLGLSYDEKIDMWSLGCILAELCSGEVLFPNDGIVTIFARIIGMLGPIDLDMLVKGQETDKYFTNELDLYHINEETNQLEYIIPEDSSLEQHLQVTDIGFIDFVQSLLEINPQRRPSAAEALEHPWLSYSYESSSF comes from the exons ATGGCGGTCTCGGACGTCGAGGCAGTGCTCGAGTTCTTGAAGAAAAACGGGTTCTCCGAGGCAGAGTCTGCACTGAAAGAGGACATGATTGAAAAGGGCGATCTGGGTTCTTTTGATTATGAGAAATTCTTGTTTCCGATGGTGCCTGCGCCACCGCCGGTGAGAATTCCGGCGAGTTTTCAGAGATCGAAGGTTCCGGGTCTGGTTGAAGTCTCGAGCTCGCGATCGAGCTCCGGGGATGATGAGTTTGTGAGCGTCGGGTCTTCTAGTACTAATAGGTGCTCTTCAG aatttacaaatccatatggAATTCGATCTACATCTCCAGGCAGTTCCAAGGCTTCATCTGATAGATTCTCACAATTCGGCACCGCACGCGATTACCATGATTTTGATATGCAAAATGACTTGTTCTGGCATGATGAGAAAGATGATGCAGACTTCATGACTCCTTGCTTTGACGGGGTAGACTTCTTTGGCTGTCCCACTGAGGATAAGTTCATCATGACTTCAGACGCTGACAAAAAAAACGAGGACCTGCTGGGTCTGCATCATAAATCGGAAGCATTTCGATCAGAAATAAGCCTTGATTACTTGGACAAGAAATGTCTTACTAATATTTCTTCCACGGATGCCAAAGGTGTTTGTGTGACAGACTACTGTCAGTTTGAAATGAAACATCAGCTTGAAGGAGGCTCTGAGGAGGAGCCTGCTGGTGAAAAGTTGAAAGAAACTGATTTGGATATCTCCCATGTGAATGTTTTGGGGGGTTTTCCTTCCGTGAATAGAATAAGAAAGAGTTCTAACTACTCTCCTAAAAGGAGTTCCACAAAGGGCTGGTTGGAAAATGTAAAAGGTTCTTCTGATTTACATGGTAAGATTGCAGAGAAAGATATCAGGCCGGATGGAATTGACAGCTCTGAAGTTGGAAACAGTGATGTAAATGAAGAATCCCATGATCCTGATGAAGACAGTGATGAAGTTTCTATGTACAAAACTGATGAGAATGAGTATGAAGTTTTCGATTTAAGAGTCATACACAGAAAAAACAG GACTGGATTTGAAGCAAACAAGGATCTACCTATTGTGCTAAAGACCATAGTTGCAGGCAGATACTATATAACTGAATATCTGGGTTCGGCTGCTTTTAGTAGGGTTGTACAGGCTCATGATCTTCACACAGGAGTCGATGTTTGCCTCAAGATCATCAAAAATGATAAAGATTTTTTTGATCAGAGTTTAGATGAGATTAAACTTCTTAAGTTTGTAAACAAGTATGATCCTGCAGATGAGCGCCACATTCTGCGACTTTATGACTACTTCTATCACCAG GAGCACCTCTTCATTGTTTGTGAGCTACTCAAGGCGAATTTGTACGAATTTCAGAAGTTCAGTCGAGAATCTGGTGGAGAAGCATACTTTACATTAAGAAGGTTGCAG GCCATAACCCGTCAATGTTTAGAGGCATTGGAATTCTTGCATCACCTGGGAGTTATTCACTGCGATCTCAAGCCTGAGAACATTCTCATTAAAAGTTACAGAAGATGTGAAATAAAAGTCATTGATCTTGGAAGCAGTTGCTTTCGAACAGACAACTTGTGCCTATATGTACAATCTCGTTCCTACAGGGCTCCTGAAGTCATGCTTGGGCTCTCATATGACGAGAAGATTGACATGTGGTCTCTTGGATGCATCTTGGCTGAGCTATGCTCCGGAGAA GTGCTCTTTCCGAATGATGGGATTGTGACGATCTTTGCACGTATCATTGGAATGCTTGGTCCTATCGATCTGGATATGTTAGTGAAAGGACAGGAGACAGACAAGTACTTCACAAACGAATTAGATCTCTACCACATAAATGAG GAGACAAACCAATTGGAATACATAATCCCTGAGGACTCCTCCCTGGAGCAACACCTGCAAGTAACCGATATTGGGTTCATCGACTTTGTCCAAAGCTTGCTTGAGATCAATCCCCAGAGACGCC
- the LOC133715186 gene encoding serine/threonine-protein kinase ppk15 isoform X2, whose protein sequence is MQNDLFWHDEKDDADFMTPCFDGVDFFGCPTEDKFIMTSDADKKNEDLLGLHHKSEAFRSEISLDYLDKKCLTNISSTDAKGVCVTDYCQFEMKHQLEGGSEEEPAGEKLKETDLDISHVNVLGGFPSVNRIRKSSNYSPKRSSTKGWLENVKGSSDLHGKIAEKDIRPDGIDSSEVGNSDVNEESHDPDEDSDEVSMYKTDENEYEVFDLRVIHRKNRTGFEANKDLPIVLKTIVAGRYYITEYLGSAAFSRVVQAHDLHTGVDVCLKIIKNDKDFFDQSLDEIKLLKFVNKYDPADERHILRLYDYFYHQEHLFIVCELLKANLYEFQKFSRESGGEAYFTLRRLQAITRQCLEALEFLHHLGVIHCDLKPENILIKSYRRCEIKVIDLGSSCFRTDNLCLYVQSRSYRAPEVMLGLSYDEKIDMWSLGCILAELCSGEVLFPNDGIVTIFARIIGMLGPIDLDMLVKGQETDKYFTNELDLYHINEETNQLEYIIPEDSSLEQHLQVTDIGFIDFVQSLLEINPQRRPSAAEALEHPWLSYSYESSSF, encoded by the exons ATGCAAAATGACTTGTTCTGGCATGATGAGAAAGATGATGCAGACTTCATGACTCCTTGCTTTGACGGGGTAGACTTCTTTGGCTGTCCCACTGAGGATAAGTTCATCATGACTTCAGACGCTGACAAAAAAAACGAGGACCTGCTGGGTCTGCATCATAAATCGGAAGCATTTCGATCAGAAATAAGCCTTGATTACTTGGACAAGAAATGTCTTACTAATATTTCTTCCACGGATGCCAAAGGTGTTTGTGTGACAGACTACTGTCAGTTTGAAATGAAACATCAGCTTGAAGGAGGCTCTGAGGAGGAGCCTGCTGGTGAAAAGTTGAAAGAAACTGATTTGGATATCTCCCATGTGAATGTTTTGGGGGGTTTTCCTTCCGTGAATAGAATAAGAAAGAGTTCTAACTACTCTCCTAAAAGGAGTTCCACAAAGGGCTGGTTGGAAAATGTAAAAGGTTCTTCTGATTTACATGGTAAGATTGCAGAGAAAGATATCAGGCCGGATGGAATTGACAGCTCTGAAGTTGGAAACAGTGATGTAAATGAAGAATCCCATGATCCTGATGAAGACAGTGATGAAGTTTCTATGTACAAAACTGATGAGAATGAGTATGAAGTTTTCGATTTAAGAGTCATACACAGAAAAAACAG GACTGGATTTGAAGCAAACAAGGATCTACCTATTGTGCTAAAGACCATAGTTGCAGGCAGATACTATATAACTGAATATCTGGGTTCGGCTGCTTTTAGTAGGGTTGTACAGGCTCATGATCTTCACACAGGAGTCGATGTTTGCCTCAAGATCATCAAAAATGATAAAGATTTTTTTGATCAGAGTTTAGATGAGATTAAACTTCTTAAGTTTGTAAACAAGTATGATCCTGCAGATGAGCGCCACATTCTGCGACTTTATGACTACTTCTATCACCAG GAGCACCTCTTCATTGTTTGTGAGCTACTCAAGGCGAATTTGTACGAATTTCAGAAGTTCAGTCGAGAATCTGGTGGAGAAGCATACTTTACATTAAGAAGGTTGCAG GCCATAACCCGTCAATGTTTAGAGGCATTGGAATTCTTGCATCACCTGGGAGTTATTCACTGCGATCTCAAGCCTGAGAACATTCTCATTAAAAGTTACAGAAGATGTGAAATAAAAGTCATTGATCTTGGAAGCAGTTGCTTTCGAACAGACAACTTGTGCCTATATGTACAATCTCGTTCCTACAGGGCTCCTGAAGTCATGCTTGGGCTCTCATATGACGAGAAGATTGACATGTGGTCTCTTGGATGCATCTTGGCTGAGCTATGCTCCGGAGAA GTGCTCTTTCCGAATGATGGGATTGTGACGATCTTTGCACGTATCATTGGAATGCTTGGTCCTATCGATCTGGATATGTTAGTGAAAGGACAGGAGACAGACAAGTACTTCACAAACGAATTAGATCTCTACCACATAAATGAG GAGACAAACCAATTGGAATACATAATCCCTGAGGACTCCTCCCTGGAGCAACACCTGCAAGTAACCGATATTGGGTTCATCGACTTTGTCCAAAGCTTGCTTGAGATCAATCCCCAGAGACGCC